From the genome of Spinacia oleracea cultivar Varoflay chromosome 2, BTI_SOV_V1, whole genome shotgun sequence, one region includes:
- the LOC110798525 gene encoding probable polyamine oxidase 5 produces the protein MGAERPKVVIIGAGMAGVTAANKLYTAAGGKQTFDLCVVEGGKRIGGRINTTEFGGDRIEMGATWIHGISGSPVYEIATKIKSLESEKPWECMGGLFEEKLSIAETRAEGGFVVNPDVVDPISSLFHRLMSVAQCSPEKGGKQVSSIGSFLKIGLQEFWDLRGGKVEEDDDNVCGNWSRKMVEEAVFSGFENTQRTYTGAGDLFSLDYAAESEYRMFSGDEITIPRGYITIVESLASVLPPGMIQLGRKVVKIEWHNNDEEDDDDHCGSSIISSCNSRPVKLHFSDGSIMEADHVIVTVSLGVLKAGVVVSDEESESKSGSGLFSPPLPFVKRDAISRLGYGVVNKLFLQLTPSSSEESNGQEEEFPFMKMAFFRSDSEFRYRKIPWWMRKTASIYPIYDNSRVLLSWFAGKEALELESLEDEAIIDGVSTTLSSFISNSNPNQFNHLCNGKKDSKFEFKKVLRSKWGTDPLFLGSYSHVAVGSSGDDFDTLAQPLPKIILETTTTKTTTTTTTTTTTTRSPPPPLQILFAGEATHRTHYSTTHGAYFSGLREANRLLHHYHLVKHITTTDIQ, from the coding sequence ATGGGGGCTGAAAGGCCAAAAGTAGTGATAATTGGTGCAGGAATGGCGGGTGTGACAGCAGCAAACAAGCTGTACACAGCAGCAGGTGGGAAACAGACTTTTGATTTGTGTGTTGTTGAAGGTGGGAAGAGGATTGGGGGTAGGATTAACACTACTGAGTTTGGTGGTGATAGAATTGAGATGGGTGCTACTTGGATTCATGGGATTTCTGGGAGTCCAGTTTATGAGATTGCTACAAAAATCAAGTCTTTAGAGTCTGAGAAACCATGGGAATGTATGGGTGGTTTGTTTGAGGAGAAACTTTCCATTGCAGAAACTCGGGCCGAAGGCGGGTTTGTGGTTAATCCTGATGTTGTTGACCCAATTTCATCACTTTTTCATAGATTAATGAGTGTTGCTCAATGTAGCCCTGAAAAGGGTGGGAAGCAGGTGAGCAGCATTGGCTCATTTCTGAAGATTGGGCTTCAAGAGTTCTGGGATTTGAGAGGTGGAAAggttgaagaagatgatgataaTGTTTGTGGGAATTGGAGCAGGAAAATGGTGGAAGAAGCTGTTTTTAGTGGATTTGAGAACACACAGAGAACATATACTGGTGCTGGTGATCTGTTTAGTTTAGATTATGCTGCTGAAAGTGAGTACAGGATGTTTTCTGGGGACGAGATCACGATCCCTCGTGGTTATATCACCATTGTTGAGTCCTTAGCTTCAGTTTTACCTCCTGGAATGATCCAGTTGGGTAGGAAAGTTGTCAAGATTGAGTGGCATAATAatgatgaagaagatgatgatgatcatTGTGGTAGTAGTATTATCAGTAGTTGTAACAGCAGACCTGTGAAACTGCATTTTTCTGATGGGTCAATTATGGAAGCTGATCATGTCATTGTGACAGTTTCATTAGGAGTACTAAAAGCTGGAGTAGTAGTCAGTGATGAAGAATCCGAATCCAAATCTGGGTCAGGTTTGTTTAGCCCACCACTCCCTTTTGTGAAAAGGGATGCAATTTCGAGGCTTGGGTATGGTGTTGTCAACAAATTGTTCTTACAGTTAACCCCATCATCATCAGAAGAAAGTAATGGTCAAGAAGAAGAATTTCCCTTTATGAAAATGGCGTTTTTTCGGTCTGATTCGGAGTTTAGGTATAGGAAGATACCATGGTGGATGAGGAAAACAGCTTCTATTTACCCAATCTATGACAATTCAAGAGTCTTGCTTTCATGGTTTGCTGGTAAAGAAGCTCTAGAGCTCGAGTCTCTCGAGGATGAGGCGATCATCGATGGTGTTTCGACTACATTATCGAGCTTTATCTCAAACTCTAACCCTAATCAATTCAATCATCTATGCAATGGGAAAAAGGATTCAAAGTTTGAGTTCAAGAAAGTGTTGAGGAGCAAATGGGGCACAGACCCTTTGTTCTTGGGATCATATAGCCATGTTGCAGTGGGATCTAGTGGTGATGATTTCGACACACTGGCTCAACCACTGCCTAAAATCATCCTCGAGACTACAACAACAAagacgacaacaacaacaacaacaacaacaacaacaacacgttcaccaccaccacctctacAAATCCTCTTCGCCGGGGAAGCAACACATAGAACTCATTACTCCACAACTCATGGTGCTTACTTCAGTGGTTTAAGGGAAGCCAATAGGCTTCTTCATCACTACCACTTGGTCAAACACATTACTACTACCGACATTCAGTAA